The sequence AAGGCTTGTCCTTGATGATTTGTTTCCGAAATTTGAAAATCAAATATGCTGGAAAAGATCGGCAATAGCATCAAATGTAAATAAGCAATTCCGAAATAGTCACGACATTATCTATTTCTACTCAAAGACAGGTAACAACGTATTCAACGTCCAATACGCGCAGTATTCTGAATCATCTAAGAATCATTACAATAAAGAAGATGAAAAAGGCATATATCGCACTGTTCCATTAATGGCTAGCGGACGAACAGCAGGTATCAGCGGACAGCCGTGGAAAGGTGTGGATGTTTCAAGTCGAGGTAAAAATGGAATGCATTGGCTGAAATCACCTGATGAATTAGAACGATTAGATAAAGAGAGTTTAATATATTGGAATTCGCAGGGCGTCCCTGAATTAAAATATTATCAACATGAAGCCAAAGGAGTGTTTGTTTCTGATTTTTGGGAAGACATTAATGTCATTAATTCAATGGCTGAAGAGTCCGTAGGTTACCCAACCCAAAAACCTGAAGCTCTGCTTGAAAGAATTATAAAAGCTTCTTCTAATGAAGGTGATATTGTAGCCGATTTTTTCTGTGGTGCTGGCACTGCGCTTGCTGTAGCCGAAAAATTTGGTCGAAAATGGGTCGGCTCAGATCTTGGAAAATTTGCTATTCATACCACTCGCAAAAGGATGATTGCAGTTCAACGACAATTAAAAACTCAAGGTAGCAATTATCGGGCATTTGAGTTGTTAAATCTCGGTAAATATGAACGACAGTATTACATTGGTGCTAATGAGAATCTTAGAGACGAAGAAAAAAGAAAACAACTTGAGCAAAAAGAAAGAGAATTTGTAGAGTTGATCTTACACGCCTACCGAGCCGAGGCAGTTACTGGCTTTAAGACTTTTACAGGCAAAAAAACTTCGCGTCTTGTGGCAATCGGCCCTATTAACCTTCCGGTCACGCGTGATTTTATCAACGAGATCATCAAGGAGTGTCTAGATAAGCACTTAACAAAGGTTGATGTGTTGGCCTTTGAATTTGAAATGGGTTTATTCCCCAATATTCAGGAAGAGGCCAAGTCTAAAGGTATTGATCTTGCTCTTAAGCATATTCCACGCGAAGTGTTTGACAAAAAAGCAGTGGAAAAGAATCAGGTGGTTTTTCACGATGTCTCTTTTATAGAAGTCAAACCGTATTTCAAGAAAACATCAGTTGCTGTGGAATTGACTGATTTTGGCGTTTATTACACCCAAGATTCTATAGACAATGTTGCGGAATCCCTTAAAAATGGGGCCAATAAAATTGCGTTGGAGGCTGGAAAGATCATTAAGGTCAGCAAGGATAAGAGCGGCGTTGTAACTCGTGACGTGCTCACAAAGAAATGGACCGATTGGATCGACTATTGGGCTGTTGATTTCGATTTTGAGAGCAAAAAAGAGATCATCCGCGTTCAAGACGATAGTGGTGAATGGGTTGAAAAGTGGACTGGTGATTATATATTTGAGAACGAATGGCAGTCATTCAGAACCAAGAAGAACCGTTCTCTTGAAATGAAGAGCGTGTTCTTTGAATATCCCAAGAAGGGTCGCTACAAAATCGCTGTGAAAGTCGTCGATATTTTCGGAAATGATACAATGAAAATTATTGAGGTGGGGGTTTAAAAATATGGGCACATCGTTCGATGACAATAAAAATAAAATTATCGAAATATTAAGGAGTCGTATATCCAACTTTGAGTGTCCTTTTTGTAAACAAAAAGAATTTGTTCTGGCGGGAGGATATTTTGCCCACGATTTACAACAGGATCTTAAAAGCAGACAAATGGGTGGCTTAAATATCCCCACGATACCATTGATTTGCAAGCATTGTGGGTATGTTTCAGAGTTTGCTATCGGGGCACTGGGTCTTCTTGAACAACAGGAGAAGAAATAACCATGTCCACTCCTGAAGATAAAAATATTATCATTGATTCATCTTCTGAAGCCTCAAAACCATATGAGTATCCAAAATCGCCTGATCTAAAAGTGAGCGGTTCAGATTTAACTCTTGAATTGATCAAATTTAAAAGCGCCATTATGAATCGGGTGACTATCCCCTTAATCGCGGCCATAATATCACTTTGGGCTCCTTTTGTTACTTCCGACTTTAAACCTCTCTTAGGTTACTCTTCTACTGAAATTAGAGCCGGTTATTTTGTGTTTGCATGCGTGATAACTCTTTTTATTGTCAGACCGATATTTATTACAATTGCAAGATGGATACCGTGGGTTCCGTGTTACAAACGAAGATTTAAACAGTGGATTAGCGACAATGAATGTGATCCGGAAACAAAAACCAGAGTTATCATGCAAAAATGTTTCCCTGATAAGGAAAAATAATATTATGGCCCTTCATCCTAAATTTCCAAGTTCACCCTATGCAGTTCTTGATCCAGAGCTACGCTGGTTTCCGGCTGATGAGGCATTGCGTGAAAAGGATTATGGAAAGTTGCTTCCGCCTCTCGTGGCCAAGCTACGCAAAGAAGTTAAGGTGTGGCGTGACTCAGGATATGCTGGTGCGAGCTCA is a genomic window of Deltaproteobacteria bacterium CG11_big_fil_rev_8_21_14_0_20_49_13 containing:
- a CDS encoding site-specific DNA-methyltransferase, which codes for MRLLDNEIRDIVKYLEAGKPLPDHYRFMLFGDKQEVELVWNGKTGEICNVVLPFQTIEQVDEPRVETGTQRGESQLSFFDTRGRQLSGWANKLIWGDNKLILSSLKNGPLRKEIEDQGGIKLIYIDPPFDVGADFSINIEIGDEQFTKAPSVLEELAYRDTWGKGTDSFIVMIYERLSLMRDLLADNGSIYVHCDWRVNSYIRLVLDDLFPKFENQICWKRSAIASNVNKQFRNSHDIIYFYSKTGNNVFNVQYAQYSESSKNHYNKEDEKGIYRTVPLMASGRTAGISGQPWKGVDVSSRGKNGMHWLKSPDELERLDKESLIYWNSQGVPELKYYQHEAKGVFVSDFWEDINVINSMAEESVGYPTQKPEALLERIIKASSNEGDIVADFFCGAGTALAVAEKFGRKWVGSDLGKFAIHTTRKRMIAVQRQLKTQGSNYRAFELLNLGKYERQYYIGANENLRDEEKRKQLEQKEREFVELILHAYRAEAVTGFKTFTGKKTSRLVAIGPINLPVTRDFINEIIKECLDKHLTKVDVLAFEFEMGLFPNIQEEAKSKGIDLALKHIPREVFDKKAVEKNQVVFHDVSFIEVKPYFKKTSVAVELTDFGVYYTQDSIDNVAESLKNGANKIALEAGKIIKVSKDKSGVVTRDVLTKKWTDWIDYWAVDFDFESKKEIIRVQDDSGEWVEKWTGDYIFENEWQSFRTKKNRSLEMKSVFFEYPKKGRYKIAVKVVDIFGNDTMKIIEVGV